The following proteins are encoded in a genomic region of Mycobacterium sp. 155:
- a CDS encoding BlaI/MecI/CopY family transcriptional regulator, which translates to MAKLTRLGELEREVMDHLWSAPEPQTVRQVHEALAARRDLAYTTIMTVLQRLAKKNLVVQHRDDRAHRYAPTHGRDELVAGLMVDALDQAADSGSRQAALVNFVERVGADEAEALRRALAELESEDRIPPPAGNSGIS; encoded by the coding sequence ATGGCCAAACTGACGCGCCTCGGGGAGCTGGAGCGCGAGGTTATGGACCACCTGTGGTCTGCACCCGAACCCCAAACGGTTCGCCAAGTCCACGAGGCGCTGGCCGCCCGCCGCGACTTGGCCTACACCACGATCATGACCGTACTGCAACGACTCGCCAAGAAGAACCTCGTTGTGCAGCATCGTGACGATCGGGCGCATCGCTATGCGCCCACCCACGGCCGCGATGAGCTGGTCGCCGGTCTCATGGTCGATGCCCTTGATCAGGCCGCGGACTCCGGTAGCCGTCAAGCCGCACTCGTTAATTTCGTCGAACGTGTCGGCGCAGACGAAGCCGAAGCCCTACGCCGCGCCCTCGCCGAGCTGGAGAGCGAGGACCGAATCCCTCCACCTGCTGGCAATTCCGGCATCTCCTGA
- a CDS encoding PaaI family thioesterase, protein MTTSVPEDLVRGFDNEIGLKFVDLSPDGGQAQLNITEKLLQPWGITHGGVYCTIIESLASVSAHIWLSEHGGGTVVGVNNNTDFLRAIGSGTVTAVSTPIHRGRRQQLWLVTITDENHKPVARGQVRLQNLPPE, encoded by the coding sequence GTGACCACAAGCGTGCCCGAGGATCTGGTTAGAGGATTCGACAACGAGATCGGACTGAAGTTCGTCGACCTCAGTCCTGACGGCGGTCAGGCACAGCTGAACATCACCGAGAAGCTGTTGCAGCCGTGGGGAATCACGCACGGCGGCGTCTATTGCACGATCATCGAGAGCCTTGCCAGCGTGTCTGCCCACATCTGGCTGTCCGAACACGGCGGCGGGACGGTGGTGGGCGTCAACAACAACACCGACTTCTTGCGCGCGATCGGATCCGGCACCGTCACGGCGGTTTCCACGCCGATCCACAGAGGCCGCCGCCAACAGCTCTGGCTGGTCACCATCACCGACGAGAACCACAAGCCGGTCGCGCGCGGCCAGGTACGGCTGCAGAACCTTCCGCCCGAGTAG
- a CDS encoding NAD(P)/FAD-dependent oxidoreductase, with protein sequence MSDPVATASDRHKVVIIGSGFGGLNAAQALRHADVDIKLIARTTHHLFQPLLYQVATGIISEGEIAPPTRLILRKQHNVQVLLGDVTHIDLEKQTVDSMLLGHTYTTPYDSLIIAAGAGQSYFGNDHFAEFAPGMKSIDDALELRGRILGAFEQAERSSDPERRKKLLTFIVVGAGPTGVEMAGQIQELADQTLKGSFRLIDPTEAHVILLDAAPAVLPPMGEKLGQRAKARLEKMGVEIQLNAMVTDVDRNGITIKDKDGSLRRIDSACKVWSAGVSASPLGEDLAAQCGVELDRAGRVKVLPDLTIPGYPNVFVVGDMAAVDGVPGMAQGAIQGGRYAAKLIKREVDGTSPKIRTPFKYFDKGSMATVSKWNAVAKIGKLEFSGFFAWLAWLGLHLIYLVGFKTKVATLMSWAVTFLSRQRGQLTITEQQAYARTRIEELEEIAASAKETEKAAS encoded by the coding sequence ATGAGCGATCCCGTAGCTACGGCATCGGATCGGCATAAGGTCGTTATCATCGGGTCGGGTTTTGGTGGTTTGAACGCCGCGCAGGCCCTCAGGCATGCCGACGTCGACATCAAATTGATCGCGCGCACGACTCACCACCTGTTCCAGCCGCTGCTGTACCAGGTGGCCACCGGCATCATCTCGGAAGGTGAGATCGCCCCGCCCACCCGCCTGATCCTGCGCAAGCAGCACAACGTGCAGGTTCTGCTGGGTGACGTGACCCATATCGACCTGGAGAAGCAGACCGTCGACTCGATGCTGCTCGGGCACACCTATACAACGCCGTACGACAGCCTGATCATCGCCGCGGGCGCCGGACAGTCCTACTTCGGCAACGACCATTTCGCCGAGTTCGCACCCGGGATGAAGTCCATCGATGACGCCCTTGAGTTGCGTGGGCGCATCCTCGGCGCGTTCGAGCAGGCCGAGCGGTCGAGCGACCCCGAGCGGCGCAAGAAATTGCTCACGTTCATCGTCGTCGGCGCCGGCCCCACCGGTGTCGAGATGGCCGGCCAGATCCAGGAACTCGCCGACCAGACACTCAAGGGCAGTTTCCGTCTCATCGACCCCACCGAGGCGCACGTCATCCTGCTCGACGCTGCGCCCGCCGTGCTGCCGCCCATGGGTGAGAAGCTCGGCCAGCGGGCCAAAGCCCGTTTGGAGAAGATGGGCGTCGAGATCCAGCTCAACGCCATGGTCACCGATGTCGATCGAAACGGCATCACCATCAAGGACAAAGACGGCAGCCTCCGCCGAATCGACTCGGCCTGCAAGGTGTGGTCGGCCGGGGTTTCAGCCAGCCCGCTCGGTGAGGATCTGGCCGCCCAGTGCGGCGTGGAGCTGGACCGGGCCGGACGGGTCAAGGTGTTGCCCGATCTGACCATCCCGGGGTACCCCAATGTTTTCGTCGTCGGCGACATGGCGGCGGTGGACGGCGTACCGGGTATGGCACAGGGCGCGATCCAGGGTGGGCGTTACGCAGCCAAGTTGATCAAGCGCGAGGTCGACGGCACCAGCCCGAAGATCCGGACGCCGTTCAAATACTTCGACAAGGGCTCGATGGCCACGGTCTCGAAGTGGAACGCCGTCGCCAAGATCGGCAAGCTCGAGTTCAGCGGGTTCTTCGCCTGGCTGGCCTGGCTAGGTCTACACCTGATCTACCTCGTGGGCTTCAAGACGAAGGTCGCGACCCTGATGTCCTGGGCGGTGACGTTCCTGAGCCGCCAGCGCGGGCAGCTCACCATCACCGAGCAGCAGGCCTACGCCAGAACCAGGATCGAGGAACTCGAGGAAATCGCCGCGTCGGCCAAAGAGACCGAGAAGGCAGCCTCCTAG
- a CDS encoding SDR family oxidoreductase produces the protein MAEVLVTGGDTELGRVIATGFKDAGHNVIIAGSRRDDLEVAAKELEVESIVFDATDPASLEEAGPQFPHHIDTLVNVPAPRWDAKDPRTFTLADHAAAWREALDATVVSAALTIQIIGDHLRSGGTIVNIVAETPREGSAEAAIRSALADWTAGQAGHFGARGITINAVAPGRGSNPGYDGLSSTPQSVADEIARLAVFLTTPAARHITGQTMHVGRGALAGFA, from the coding sequence ATGGCGGAGGTGCTGGTCACCGGTGGCGATACCGAGCTTGGTCGCGTAATCGCGACGGGGTTCAAGGACGCCGGCCACAACGTGATAATCGCCGGCAGTCGCCGTGACGACCTGGAGGTCGCCGCCAAGGAACTCGAAGTCGAGTCGATCGTCTTCGACGCCACCGACCCGGCCAGCCTCGAAGAAGCCGGACCGCAGTTCCCGCACCACATCGACACCCTGGTCAATGTCCCGGCACCCCGTTGGGACGCCAAGGATCCGCGCACCTTCACCTTGGCTGACCACGCTGCCGCGTGGCGCGAAGCGCTCGATGCCACGGTGGTGTCGGCGGCGCTGACGATCCAAATCATCGGCGATCACCTGCGTTCGGGCGGCACCATCGTCAACATCGTCGCCGAGACCCCTCGCGAGGGCAGCGCGGAGGCCGCTATCAGGTCCGCGCTGGCCGACTGGACCGCCGGTCAGGCGGGTCATTTCGGCGCCCGCGGGATCACGATCAACGCCGTCGCTCCGGGCCGCGGCTCGAATCCCGGCTACGACGGCTTGAGCAGCACCCCGCAATCGGTGGCCGACGAGATCGCGCGGCTCGCGGTGTTCCTGACCACACCGGCCGCCCGCCACATCACCGGCCAGACGATGCACGTCGGTCGGGGCGCCCTTGCGGGCTTCGCCTGA
- a CDS encoding ABC transporter permease yields MNTSPGLPRWIYLPAALGAAFVVLPLLAVLVKVDWTRFWTLIASDSSTAALLLSLKTATASTLLCVLFGVPLGLVLARSEGRVVRLTRPLILLPLVLPPVVGGIALLYAFGRLGIIGRYLEAGGVHIAFTTTAVVLAQTFVSLPFLVISLEGAARTAGAEFEVVAATLGARPSTVWWRVTLPLLAPGLLSGAVLAFARALGEFGATLTFAGSRQGVTRTLPLEIYLQRESDADAAVALSVVLVVVAAVVVVGLGGRRLRSGAWA; encoded by the coding sequence GTGAACACAAGTCCCGGCCTGCCGCGGTGGATCTATCTGCCGGCCGCGCTCGGAGCCGCCTTCGTGGTACTGCCACTGCTGGCGGTGCTCGTGAAGGTGGACTGGACCCGGTTCTGGACGCTGATCGCCAGCGATTCGTCCACGGCAGCGTTGCTGCTCAGCCTCAAGACCGCGACCGCCAGCACGCTGCTGTGTGTGCTGTTCGGCGTCCCACTCGGGCTGGTACTGGCGCGCAGCGAGGGCCGGGTCGTGCGGCTGACCCGTCCACTGATCCTGCTGCCGTTGGTGTTGCCGCCGGTGGTCGGCGGAATCGCGCTGCTGTATGCGTTCGGTCGGCTCGGCATCATCGGCCGCTACCTGGAGGCTGGCGGCGTGCATATCGCCTTCACCACGACGGCTGTGGTGCTGGCGCAGACCTTTGTCTCGCTGCCGTTCCTGGTGATCTCGTTGGAAGGAGCGGCGCGTACCGCGGGAGCCGAGTTCGAGGTGGTGGCCGCGACCCTCGGGGCGCGGCCCAGCACGGTCTGGTGGCGGGTGACGCTGCCTCTGCTGGCACCTGGCCTGTTGTCGGGTGCGGTGCTCGCGTTTGCCCGGGCGTTGGGGGAGTTCGGTGCCACTCTGACGTTCGCAGGTTCGCGTCAGGGGGTGACCAGGACCTTGCCATTGGAGATCTACCTGCAGCGGGAGAGCGATGCCGATGCTGCCGTGGCGTTGTCCGTGGTGTTGGTCGTGGTGGCCGCGGTCGTGGTGGTCGGGCTGGGTGGCCGCAGGTTGCGCTCGGGGGCATGGGCATGA
- a CDS encoding sulfate/molybdate ABC transporter ATP-binding protein, protein MTGLAARAVVARRGLDLEMTVPPGEVLAVLGPNGAGKSTTLHVIAGLVEPDAGCVQIGDRVVTDTDTGIHVPTHARRVGLMLQNPLLFPHLSVGANVAFGPRSRHRMGRAAARACALRWLTEVDAGDLADRTPRQLSGGQAQRVALARALAAEPDVLLLDEPMAGLDVAVAGAMRKVLRRVLTVDGRCAVLITHDLLDVLTLADRVVVIEAGHIVESGSAAAVLAVPKSRFAAHFAGVNLVAGVAAGAGDLTTAWGASWHGTPTGDVVPGRPAVAVFAPSAVAVYRDEPHGSPRNTVAVTVAELDSRGPGIRVRADEQPDGAPGLAADVTAESAAELRLTPGERVYFTVKAQEIAVHSAP, encoded by the coding sequence ATGACGGGGCTGGCCGCACGTGCGGTGGTCGCCCGCCGGGGGCTCGACCTCGAGATGACGGTGCCACCCGGTGAGGTACTGGCGGTGCTCGGCCCCAATGGCGCGGGTAAGTCGACGACGTTGCACGTCATCGCCGGTCTGGTCGAGCCCGACGCGGGTTGCGTCCAGATCGGCGATCGGGTGGTCACCGACACCGACACCGGTATCCACGTGCCGACCCATGCGCGTCGGGTCGGGTTGATGCTGCAGAACCCGCTGTTGTTCCCACATCTGAGCGTCGGTGCGAACGTGGCGTTCGGTCCGCGCAGTCGGCATCGGATGGGCAGGGCAGCCGCGCGTGCTTGCGCTCTGCGTTGGTTGACCGAGGTCGACGCCGGTGATCTGGCCGACCGCACACCACGTCAATTGTCCGGCGGCCAGGCGCAGCGGGTGGCGTTGGCCCGCGCATTGGCCGCTGAGCCCGATGTATTGCTGCTGGACGAGCCGATGGCAGGGCTCGATGTAGCGGTGGCTGGTGCGATGCGCAAGGTGTTGCGTCGGGTTCTGACCGTGGACGGACGGTGTGCGGTGCTGATCACCCACGACCTGCTCGACGTGTTGACGCTCGCCGACCGGGTGGTGGTGATCGAGGCCGGCCATATCGTCGAGAGTGGTTCTGCGGCAGCGGTGTTGGCGGTGCCGAAAAGCCGTTTTGCGGCACATTTCGCCGGCGTCAACCTCGTCGCAGGCGTCGCGGCCGGTGCAGGTGACCTGACGACGGCATGGGGTGCGAGCTGGCACGGCACACCGACCGGGGATGTGGTGCCGGGTCGCCCGGCGGTCGCGGTGTTTGCGCCGTCGGCGGTGGCGGTGTACCGCGACGAGCCGCACGGCAGCCCCCGTAATACCGTCGCGGTCACCGTCGCCGAGCTGGACAGCCGTGGGCCAGGGATCCGGGTGCGCGCTGATGAGCAGCCTGACGGGGCACCCGGGCTGGCCGCCGACGTCACTGCGGAATCGGCCGCCGAGCTCCGGCTGACGCCGGGGGAGCGGGTCTACTTCACAGTCAAGGCGCAGGAGATTGCGGTCCATTCCGCGCCGTAA
- a CDS encoding APA family fibronectin-binding glycoprotein has translation MDESDAMSPRRRGLSKKLALAAVTGATAVAVALPAVAQADPEPPPPPPGNTSQPAAPADPNAPPAAPAAPADPGAPAAPAAAPPAPGAPEPAPADPNAPPAPAAPAPEPGRVDNAAGGFSYVVPQGWKVSDATQLSYGQALLTKIPPEGTPEPPNDTSVLLGRLDLKLFAGAEADNDKAAVRLASDMGEFFMPFPGTRVNQETVPLDANGLAGAASYYEVKFTDANKPNGQIWAGVVGNPTPAGAPRGQRTPERWFVVWLGSADHPVDKDAAVALANSIRPWTPPAAPPPDPNAPAAPPADPNAPAAPPADPNAPAAPPADPAAPPPPNAPPAHPAVGVPVPVTNAPPEMMPPS, from the coding sequence ATGGACGAGTCGGACGCGATGTCTCCTCGACGCAGGGGTCTGTCGAAAAAGCTGGCACTGGCCGCGGTGACCGGTGCGACCGCGGTGGCTGTGGCGCTGCCAGCAGTGGCGCAAGCCGATCCTGAGCCGCCGCCTCCGCCCCCCGGCAACACGTCCCAGCCCGCGGCTCCCGCCGACCCCAACGCGCCGCCTGCCGCGCCTGCTGCGCCTGCGGACCCTGGTGCACCCGCCGCCCCGGCCGCTGCGCCTCCGGCACCCGGCGCGCCGGAACCGGCACCCGCCGATCCGAACGCGCCTCCTGCGCCGGCGGCACCCGCGCCGGAGCCAGGCCGCGTGGACAACGCGGCGGGCGGTTTCAGCTATGTCGTTCCGCAGGGCTGGAAGGTCTCCGACGCCACCCAGTTGTCCTACGGGCAAGCCCTGCTGACGAAGATTCCGCCGGAGGGCACGCCGGAGCCGCCCAACGACACCAGCGTGCTGCTCGGCCGGCTCGACCTCAAACTGTTCGCCGGTGCCGAAGCCGATAACGACAAGGCCGCGGTCCGGTTGGCGTCGGACATGGGTGAGTTCTTCATGCCGTTCCCGGGGACACGTGTCAACCAGGAGACCGTTCCGCTCGATGCGAACGGATTGGCTGGCGCCGCTTCGTATTACGAGGTGAAATTCACCGACGCCAACAAGCCCAACGGCCAGATCTGGGCCGGGGTGGTCGGCAATCCCACACCCGCGGGCGCGCCGCGTGGCCAGCGCACCCCGGAACGGTGGTTCGTAGTCTGGCTCGGGTCGGCCGATCACCCGGTAGACAAGGACGCCGCGGTGGCCCTGGCCAATTCGATCCGGCCGTGGACGCCGCCCGCCGCGCCGCCGCCGGACCCGAATGCCCCGGCCGCGCCGCCTGCTGACCCGAACGCCCCGGCTGCGCCGCCTGCTGACCCGAACGCCCCGGCTGCGCCGCCTGCTGACCCGGCCGCGCCGCCGCCACCGAACGCTCCGCCGGCGCATCCTGCGGTCGGTGTACCGGTTCCGGTCACCAACGCCCCGCCGGAGATGATGCCGCCGTCCTGA
- a CDS encoding GlsB/YeaQ/YmgE family stress response membrane protein, whose product MDVMAATEFLARSTTLTSVGWIGYVIIGALAGWIAGKIVKGGGSGILMNVVIGIIGALIGGFLLSFFLNTAAGGWWFTLFTAILGSVILLWIVGLVRKRS is encoded by the coding sequence ATGGATGTAATGGCGGCGACTGAGTTCCTCGCCCGCTCCACGACGCTGACCAGTGTTGGCTGGATCGGCTATGTAATCATCGGCGCGCTTGCCGGTTGGATCGCAGGCAAGATCGTCAAGGGTGGCGGCTCAGGCATTCTGATGAACGTCGTCATCGGGATCATTGGAGCGTTGATCGGCGGCTTCTTGCTGAGCTTCTTCCTCAACACCGCCGCGGGTGGTTGGTGGTTCACCCTGTTCACGGCAATCCTCGGGTCGGTGATCCTGCTCTGGATCGTCGGGTTGGTCCGCAAACGCAGCTGA
- a CDS encoding zinc-binding alcohol dehydrogenase family protein, with product MTSGSMAAWQVANPGPVSTNPLQRVTVPIPEPSPGELLVAVRACGVCRTDLHVAEGDLPVHRPRVIPGHEIVAEVVEVGPDTDGGFVPGDLVGVAWLRHTCGQCAYCRRGRENLCPQSRYTGWDADGGYAEFATAPASFVHRLPEGYSDAELAPLLCAGIIGYRALRRTDLPPGGRLGIYGFGGSAHLTAQVAMAEGATVHVMTRGEEARELALALGVASVQGSADPPPEPLDAAILFAPVGELVLPAMEGLDRGGILSIAGIHLTDIPVLNYQRHLFQEREIRSVTANTRDDAREFLAFVGAHRVEVTTPRYPMNRAADALADLAAGRIAGAAVLLP from the coding sequence ATGACCAGTGGGAGCATGGCCGCGTGGCAGGTCGCCAATCCCGGCCCGGTGAGCACGAACCCGCTGCAGCGGGTGACGGTTCCGATTCCGGAGCCGTCACCCGGTGAGCTATTGGTGGCGGTGCGCGCCTGTGGCGTGTGCCGCACCGATCTGCATGTCGCCGAGGGTGACCTGCCTGTGCACCGGCCGCGGGTGATCCCCGGGCACGAGATCGTCGCTGAGGTGGTCGAGGTCGGCCCGGACACCGACGGTGGTTTTGTCCCGGGCGATCTTGTGGGCGTCGCCTGGTTGCGGCATACCTGCGGACAGTGTGCTTACTGCCGTCGCGGCAGAGAGAATCTGTGCCCGCAGTCGCGGTACACAGGATGGGACGCCGACGGCGGATACGCCGAATTCGCCACCGCGCCGGCATCTTTTGTTCACCGGCTGCCCGAGGGCTACTCCGATGCCGAACTGGCACCGCTGCTGTGCGCCGGCATCATCGGATACCGCGCGCTGCGGAGAACGGACCTGCCGCCGGGTGGCCGGCTGGGCATCTACGGTTTCGGCGGCAGTGCACACTTGACCGCCCAGGTGGCAATGGCTGAGGGTGCCACGGTCCATGTGATGACGCGCGGCGAGGAGGCACGTGAGCTGGCGCTGGCGCTGGGTGTGGCGTCGGTGCAGGGCAGCGCCGACCCGCCGCCCGAGCCACTCGACGCCGCGATCCTGTTCGCGCCGGTGGGGGAGTTGGTCCTGCCGGCGATGGAGGGATTGGACCGCGGCGGGATCCTGTCGATCGCCGGCATCCACCTCACGGACATCCCGGTGCTGAACTACCAGCGGCACCTGTTCCAAGAGCGCGAGATCCGGTCGGTGACCGCCAACACCCGCGACGACGCCCGAGAATTTCTGGCCTTCGTCGGCGCCCACCGAGTCGAGGTCACCACGCCCCGATATCCGATGAACCGTGCCGCCGACGCGCTTGCCGATCTGGCCGCCGGGCGGATCGCCGGGGCGGCGGTGCTGCTGCCCTGA
- a CDS encoding CPBP family intramembrane glutamic endopeptidase: protein MSDHAAVAEHPLVGQLSALHHFRIYADIGVVIVVLTLTNVIAHFTTPWASVATVPAAALGLLVLVRARGLGWAELGLSREHWRSGAGYALAAVAVVLTVIAVGALLPWTRPMFMNNHYATISGALIASMVIIPLQTVIPEELAFRGVLHGALDRAWGFRGVAAGGSLLFGLWHIASSLGLTSGNVGFTRLLGGGIFGMVAGVVMAVVATGFAGFVFTWLRRRSGSLLAPIALHWSLNGLGALAAALVWHLSA from the coding sequence ATGTCTGACCACGCCGCGGTAGCAGAGCATCCCCTGGTGGGCCAGCTGTCGGCGTTGCACCACTTCCGTATCTACGCCGATATCGGGGTCGTGATCGTGGTGCTGACGCTGACGAATGTGATTGCGCACTTCACCACACCGTGGGCCAGTGTCGCGACCGTGCCCGCGGCGGCACTCGGATTGCTAGTCCTTGTGCGGGCACGCGGTCTGGGTTGGGCCGAGCTGGGTCTTAGCCGCGAGCACTGGCGTTCGGGTGCCGGTTACGCGTTGGCGGCGGTCGCCGTGGTGTTGACGGTTATCGCCGTCGGCGCGCTACTGCCATGGACGCGGCCGATGTTCATGAACAACCACTACGCGACCATTTCGGGCGCATTGATCGCCTCGATGGTGATCATCCCGTTGCAAACGGTGATTCCCGAGGAGTTGGCCTTCCGCGGCGTCCTGCACGGCGCGCTCGACCGGGCCTGGGGTTTCCGCGGTGTCGCCGCGGGTGGTTCGCTGCTGTTCGGTCTCTGGCACATCGCCAGCTCGCTGGGGTTGACCAGCGGCAATGTGGGATTCACCCGCTTGTTGGGCGGCGGAATCTTCGGCATGGTGGCCGGAGTCGTCATGGCGGTGGTGGCAACCGGGTTTGCCGGGTTCGTGTTCACCTGGTTGCGTCGACGCAGCGGCAGCCTGCTGGCGCCGATCGCTCTGCACTGGTCGTTGAACGGGCTCGGTGCGCTGGCCGCGGCGCTGGTCTGGCATCTGTCGGCCTAG
- a CDS encoding phosphoketolase, translated as MTAQALTSTLSDDELTLIDSYWRAANYLSVGQIYLLDNPLLREPLVAEHVKPRLLGHWGTTPGLNLIYAHLNRIIRERDSDVIYITGPGHGGPGLVANAYLERTYSEVYTGIGEDTDGLQKLFRQFSFPGGIPSHVAAETPGSIHEGGELGYALVHAYGAAFDNPDLVVACVIGDGEAETGPLAASWHSNKFLNPVTDGAVLPILHLNGYKIANPTVLARIPAEELDSLLYGYGYRPITVAGDDPADVHQQLAAAFDDAFDQIAAIQRAARLDGEPGRPLWPMIVLRTPKGWTGPREVDGKQVEGTWRSHQVPLSETRTNPAHLAQLDEWLRSYRPEELFDETGALREELRAAAPTGNRRMSANPHANGGLLLRDLDLPDFTDYAVAVDRPGTETAEATRVLGGFLRDVITRNPDRFRLMGPDETASNRLASVFESTDRAWLAEIEPGDDHLAPDGRVMEVLSEHLCQGWLEGYLLTGRHGLFNCYEAFVHIVDSMLNQHAKWLFSSSHLPWRRPIASLNYLLTSHVWRQDHNGASHQDPGFIDHVANKRPEVVRVYLPPDANTLLSVADHCLRSRDYVNVVVAGKQPALNYLTMDEAIAHCTRGLGIWEWASTGSEEPDVVLACAGDIPTLEILAAADILRRRLPELKVRVVNVVDIMRLQPESEHPHGMSEREFDSVFTTDRPVIFAYHGYPWLIHRLAYRHANHDQLHVRGFKERGTTTTPFDMVMLNDLDRFHLVMDVIDRVEGLSARAAGLRQEMVDARLAARSYTREHGEDDPAISEWTWQRM; from the coding sequence ATGACTGCACAGGCACTCACCTCGACGCTGTCCGATGACGAACTGACGCTTATCGATTCTTACTGGCGCGCCGCCAATTACCTGTCGGTCGGGCAGATCTACCTGCTGGACAATCCGCTGCTACGGGAACCGCTGGTCGCCGAGCACGTCAAACCCCGCCTGCTCGGCCACTGGGGCACCACCCCGGGACTGAACCTCATCTATGCCCACCTCAACCGCATCATCCGCGAGCGCGATTCCGATGTGATCTACATCACCGGGCCAGGACACGGCGGCCCGGGACTGGTGGCCAACGCCTACCTGGAACGTACCTACAGCGAGGTCTACACCGGAATCGGCGAGGACACCGACGGACTGCAGAAGCTGTTCCGGCAGTTTTCTTTTCCCGGCGGCATTCCCAGTCATGTCGCGGCCGAGACACCGGGTTCCATCCACGAGGGTGGCGAGCTGGGCTATGCGCTGGTGCACGCGTACGGCGCGGCTTTCGACAACCCTGACCTGGTGGTGGCTTGCGTGATCGGCGACGGTGAAGCCGAGACCGGACCGCTGGCGGCGAGTTGGCATTCGAACAAATTCCTCAACCCGGTCACCGACGGCGCGGTGCTGCCGATCCTGCATCTCAACGGTTACAAGATCGCGAATCCCACTGTGCTTGCGCGCATTCCCGCCGAGGAACTCGACTCGTTGCTGTATGGGTACGGCTATCGGCCGATCACGGTCGCCGGCGACGACCCGGCAGATGTCCATCAGCAGTTGGCTGCGGCGTTCGATGACGCGTTCGACCAGATCGCCGCGATCCAGCGCGCGGCGCGGCTCGACGGCGAACCCGGCCGGCCGTTGTGGCCGATGATCGTCCTGCGCACGCCGAAAGGCTGGACCGGCCCGAGGGAGGTCGACGGCAAGCAGGTAGAGGGCACCTGGCGCTCGCACCAGGTGCCCCTGTCGGAAACCCGCACCAACCCCGCGCACCTCGCACAACTTGACGAGTGGCTGCGCAGCTACCGTCCCGAGGAGCTGTTCGACGAGACCGGCGCATTGCGAGAGGAGCTGCGGGCCGCCGCACCCACCGGCAATCGGCGGATGAGTGCGAACCCGCATGCCAACGGCGGGCTGCTGTTGCGTGACCTCGACCTGCCCGACTTCACCGACTATGCCGTCGCTGTGGACCGACCTGGAACCGAGACCGCGGAGGCGACCCGCGTACTCGGCGGCTTCCTGCGCGACGTGATCACCCGCAACCCCGACCGGTTCCGGTTGATGGGCCCCGACGAAACCGCGTCCAACCGGTTGGCATCGGTGTTCGAATCGACTGACCGGGCCTGGCTGGCCGAGATCGAACCCGGCGACGACCATCTGGCGCCCGACGGCCGGGTTATGGAGGTGCTCTCCGAACACCTGTGTCAGGGCTGGCTGGAGGGCTACCTGCTGACCGGCCGCCACGGCCTCTTCAACTGCTACGAGGCGTTCGTGCACATCGTCGACTCGATGCTCAACCAGCACGCCAAATGGCTGTTCAGCAGTTCGCACCTGCCGTGGCGGCGGCCGATCGCGTCGCTGAATTACTTGCTGACCTCGCATGTCTGGCGCCAGGACCACAACGGCGCGTCGCACCAGGACCCCGGATTCATCGATCATGTGGCCAACAAACGGCCCGAGGTAGTGCGGGTGTACCTGCCGCCGGATGCCAACACCCTGCTCTCGGTCGCCGACCACTGCCTGCGCAGCCGTGATTACGTCAACGTCGTCGTCGCCGGGAAGCAACCGGCGCTGAACTATCTGACGATGGACGAGGCCATCGCACACTGCACCCGGGGATTGGGGATCTGGGAATGGGCCAGTACTGGTTCCGAAGAACCCGATGTGGTGCTGGCCTGTGCCGGTGACATCCCGACGCTCGAAATCCTGGCCGCGGCCGACATCCTGCGCCGCCGCCTGCCCGAACTGAAGGTCCGCGTGGTCAACGTCGTCGACATCATGCGGCTGCAACCTGAATCTGAGCATCCGCACGGAATGTCCGAGCGCGAATTCGATTCGGTCTTCACCACCGACAGGCCCGTTATCTTCGCCTACCACGGCTACCCGTGGCTGATCCACCGGTTGGCCTACCGACACGCCAACCATGACCAGCTCCATGTGCGTGGATTCAAGGAGCGGGGCACTACCACGACGCCGTTCGACATGGTCATGCTCAACGACCTGGATAGGTTCCACCTGGTTATGGACGTCATCGACCGGGTCGAGGGTTTGTCGGCTCGCGCCGCGGGCCTGCGGCAGGAGATGGTCGATGCCCGGTTGGCTGCGCGCAGCTACACGCGTGAACACGGTGAGGACGATCCGGCGATCTCGGAGTGGACCTGGCAACGGATGTGA